Proteins encoded together in one Deinococcus irradiatisoli window:
- a CDS encoding DUF1999 domain-containing protein gives MRYRTFSEADFAALAALDLDVQRRADPAFDTLEAREQEGRLRTSLGALKFFERSEHSFLAEDERGVQGLILAQPVWQGDRPIVLVVQTLLSAGAGPEAAAGLLHACIKSAYDTAVYEVHFPLTPELEAAAEVEAAHVVGRYAVRHLGSRLQTAPGQQLGAPPGPPESAGTNQANTGTDQRQ, from the coding sequence ATGCGTTACCGGACGTTTTCCGAAGCCGACTTCGCGGCGCTCGCGGCGCTCGACCTCGACGTGCAGCGCCGGGCCGACCCGGCCTTCGACACCCTGGAGGCGAGAGAGCAAGAAGGCCGCCTGCGAACCTCGCTGGGCGCCCTGAAGTTCTTCGAGCGCAGCGAACACAGCTTTCTGGCCGAAGACGAGCGCGGCGTGCAGGGCCTGATTCTGGCGCAGCCGGTGTGGCAGGGCGACCGGCCGATCGTGCTGGTGGTGCAGACGCTGCTCTCCGCCGGGGCCGGGCCCGAGGCGGCTGCCGGGCTGCTGCACGCCTGCATCAAGAGCGCCTACGACACGGCGGTGTACGAAGTGCATTTCCCGCTGACGCCGGAACTCGAGGCCGCCGCCGAGGTCGAGGCGGCGCATGTGGTGGGCCGTTACGCGGTGCGCCACCTGGGCAGCCGCCTGCAGACCGCGCCGGGCCAGCAACTCGGCGCCCCCCCCGGCCCCCCCGAGAGTGCCGGCACGAACCAAGCAAATACCGGCACAGATCAACGACAATAG
- the lepB gene encoding signal peptidase I, producing the protein MTKLKNPPNAFQRLWKELLEPIVFAVVITQFIATLVGVDGVSMMPNLRHHERVFVPKYETWLHKAGVGSFKRGDILIFKPPAAAETRTFFNLWSYRPFLIKRLIGLPGDKIRVEKGVVFVNNVALSNDYTASYWQQQGCWDTDSPIANQAQSSLKGIVPDQAELTVPAGQYFVMGDNRTENGSEDSRLFGTVPLRDIAGRAAAVVWPIMRQENAKYNCAIQSANPADYVTTSGKSVLNWRVLTRPETFQQNFGK; encoded by the coding sequence ATGACCAAACTCAAAAATCCGCCCAACGCCTTTCAGCGCCTCTGGAAAGAACTGCTCGAACCGATCGTCTTCGCGGTCGTGATCACCCAGTTCATCGCCACCCTGGTGGGTGTGGACGGCGTGAGCATGATGCCCAACCTGCGCCACCACGAACGGGTGTTCGTGCCGAAATACGAAACCTGGCTGCATAAAGCCGGCGTGGGCAGCTTCAAGCGCGGCGACATCCTGATCTTCAAGCCGCCGGCCGCCGCCGAGACGCGCACCTTTTTCAACCTCTGGAGCTACCGCCCCTTTCTGATCAAGCGCCTGATCGGTCTGCCCGGCGACAAGATCCGCGTCGAGAAAGGCGTGGTGTTCGTCAACAACGTGGCGCTCAGCAACGACTACACCGCTTCGTACTGGCAGCAGCAGGGCTGCTGGGACACCGACAGCCCGATTGCCAACCAGGCCCAGTCGAGCCTCAAGGGCATCGTGCCGGACCAGGCCGAGTTGACCGTGCCAGCCGGGCAGTATTTCGTGATGGGCGACAACCGCACCGAGAACGGCTCGGAAGACTCGCGCCTGTTCGGCACCGTGCCGCTGCGCGACATCGCCGGGCGGGCCGCCGCCGTGGTCTGGCCGATCATGCGCCAGGAAAACGCCAAGTACAACTGCGCCATTCAAAGCGCCAACCCGGCCGACTACGTGACCACCAGCGGCAAGAGCGTGCTGAACTGGCGGGTGCTGACCCGGCCCGAGACCTTCCAGCAGAACTTCGGCAAGTAA
- a CDS encoding PadR family transcriptional regulator has product MDPNLFKGNLDLIVLSVLEGGERYGLEINKEVNARTGGYLTLNAGSLYPALHRLERAGWVGAEERTPPRGGPKVRYYTLTLSGRAELERRRAAYNSFDHALRALW; this is encoded by the coding sequence GTGGATCCCAACCTGTTCAAAGGAAACCTGGACCTGATCGTGCTGAGCGTGCTGGAAGGCGGTGAGCGCTACGGGCTGGAGATCAACAAGGAAGTCAATGCCCGCACGGGCGGCTACCTGACGCTCAACGCCGGCAGCTTGTATCCGGCGCTGCACCGCCTGGAGCGGGCCGGCTGGGTGGGCGCCGAGGAGCGCACGCCGCCGCGCGGCGGACCGAAGGTGCGCTACTACACCCTCACCTTGAGCGGCCGGGCCGAGCTGGAGCGTCGCCGCGCCGCCTACAACAGTTTCGACCATGCCCTGAGGGCCTTGTGGTAG
- a CDS encoding heavy-metal-associated domain-containing protein, translating into MTQATKTARVLIGVRGMDKEAGERISAALLQLEGVSQAQPDQGQIAVQYDPSALTVMDLLRSVRKQGFLAGML; encoded by the coding sequence ATGACACAAGCAACCAAAACGGCCCGCGTTCTGATCGGCGTGCGCGGCATGGACAAAGAAGCGGGCGAACGCATCTCGGCGGCACTCCTCCAGCTCGAGGGCGTATCGCAAGCCCAGCCGGACCAGGGCCAGATCGCGGTGCAGTACGACCCCAGCGCCCTGACCGTCATGGACCTGCTGCGCTCGGTGCGCAAGCAGGGCTTTCTGGCAGGCATGCTCTGA
- a CDS encoding DUF503 domain-containing protein — translation MSLGYIGSLTVRVEMPWVTNLKEKRALVRPVVERLKARFPVTVARLDGLNAHDWEIIGVVTVSNDRQWVEETLQLAADFIAAQGEYRVAQEERGIVPIEDVME, via the coding sequence CTGAGCCTGGGCTACATCGGCAGCCTGACCGTCCGGGTCGAGATGCCGTGGGTCACCAACCTCAAGGAAAAGCGGGCGCTGGTGCGTCCGGTGGTCGAGCGCCTCAAGGCCCGCTTTCCGGTGACGGTGGCGCGCCTCGACGGCCTCAACGCCCACGACTGGGAAATCATCGGGGTGGTGACGGTCAGCAACGACCGCCAGTGGGTCGAGGAAACCCTGCAGCTCGCCGCCGACTTCATCGCCGCGCAGGGCGAGTACCGCGTGGCCCAGGAAGAGCGCGGCATCGTTCCGATCGAGGACGTGATGGAGTAG